The sequence TTCCGTCATTCCATATGGTCAAGTTCTGGCGGCGCGGCGCAACGCCGGGACCGGGCGACGAAATGTGCACCCAGCGCCCGAACTCGTTGATGAGCTGCTTGTAGCCAAGGTTCATGGCATTGATGGCCTGTGCCACTTCCATGGGCGTCCGGCCGGGCACAATGATGTCAGCCGCCAGCCCGGTAAGGTGGTCCGATCTGGGAGAGCCGCCCACCATACGGTTAAGCCAATCAGGGCGGAACCCGCTGGATATGACAACCGCACCCAGCGCCGTCCGGATAGGCTGCAGCAGCGTCATGCACAGGTACTGCAGGTTAATGAACACGGGGGAATCCAGCTCAACCACAATAGGCTTGCCCGTGCGCTCTGCGGTCTGGGACCGGGTAAACTCGTCCAGCGTGAAGTTGGGAGACAGAAGAATCATATGCCGTCCTCCAGTTCGGTTTGGCAGGCTATGCAACGCTCCACCCCCGGCACGGCGCAGCGCCGCGCTTCGGGGATGGGGCTGCCGCAGTCAATGCACGTTTCGCGGCCCGGTCCCTTCAATTGCCTGCGCGTGGCGTGGTCAATGGCATCCTGCCGGAACAGCGCCTCGCACTCCTGCGCCCTGTCAAAGAGATCCACGCCTGCGCCTACAGGCCTTCGGTTTCGTCCGCGCTGAGGTACGGCACGCCGTTAATGCGGACAAAGTCGGGGCTGGTCACTTCGTAAGGCAGGGTGGTCAGATCCTTGGTGGCGCTGTTGGAATCCACATCCAGCAGCTTGGAGACCTTGAGCGCGCAGCCGAATATTTCCACCCGCTTCTCCTCGTCACCGGCCTTGGCGTAAGCCACGATGTCAAAGGTGGGCATCTCGCGGAAGCTGCCCGCACTGCGTGCCGCCTCAATCACCAGCTTGAGGTTGGTGGAATCCACTTCAATCTCGCCGGAGGCACCAACAGGGCCGGAAAGCCTGCCCACGGGCACGCCCTTGGTCTTGGCCACCTCGCTGCCGTCCTCTATGTCGCAGGTGAACTTCTCCGCGTGGATGACAAGGTCGCCCAGCTGGAAGTCAAAGCACTTTCCGCTGATTCTGCTCATGGCTTACGCCTCCGCGTAATTGGTAAGATCCAGCATCACATTGCACGTGATGGACTTGGGACAATTGTAGGGGCGCACCACCATG is a genomic window of Desulfovibrio psychrotolerans containing:
- a CDS encoding D-Ala-D-Ala carboxypeptidase family metallohydrolase; translated protein: MILLSPNFTLDEFTRSQTAERTGKPIVVELDSPVFINLQYLCMTLLQPIRTALGAVVISSGFRPDWLNRMVGGSPRSDHLTGLAADIIVPGRTPMEVAQAINAMNLGYKQLINEFGRWVHISSPGPGVAPRRQNLTIWNDGRGTRTTEGLHAVADLQARVTA
- a CDS encoding TraR/DksA family transcriptional regulator produces the protein MDLFDRAQECEALFRQDAIDHATRRQLKGPGRETCIDCGSPIPEARRCAVPGVERCIACQTELEDGI
- a CDS encoding phage protein codes for the protein MSRISGKCFDFQLGDLVIHAEKFTCDIEDGSEVAKTKGVPVGRLSGPVGASGEIEVDSTNLKLVIEAARSAGSFREMPTFDIVAYAKAGDEEKRVEIFGCALKVSKLLDVDSNSATKDLTTLPYEVTSPDFVRINGVPYLSADETEGL